From one Treponema denticola genomic stretch:
- a CDS encoding Rpn family recombination-promoting nuclease/putative transposase yields the protein MSTSNRKYKDSVFVDLFSEDEKAKENFLSLYNALHGTDLKDTEQLKTVRLDQVLYMTFYNDVSYLVDNKIIVLAEHQSTINPNMPLRCLEYVSRLYETLFESKEKYSRKLLKIPVPEFYVFYNGEEPYPSDKTLKLSESFIERGTETNLELTVKVININRQNRHPVLENCRTMQEYSIFVETVRKWKEIDSQNGFEKAVEECIENNILREYLKRKTKEVLNMLLAEYDYETDIAVQRAEEHEIAFAEGIEQGIQQGFSDGSYQTKLETAKLMRMHNYPIAEICTMTGLSKEEVEAIN from the coding sequence ATGAGTACTTCAAACAGAAAATACAAAGACTCGGTGTTTGTCGACCTTTTCAGTGAGGATGAAAAAGCAAAAGAAAACTTTTTGTCGCTTTATAACGCTCTGCATGGAACGGACTTGAAAGATACAGAGCAGCTAAAAACGGTCAGGCTCGATCAAGTTCTCTATATGACATTCTATAACGATGTATCTTATCTTGTCGATAACAAAATAATAGTCCTTGCAGAACATCAATCGACGATAAATCCCAATATGCCTCTCCGCTGTCTTGAGTATGTCAGCCGCTTGTATGAAACCCTCTTTGAATCAAAAGAAAAATACAGCCGTAAGCTCTTAAAAATTCCGGTTCCTGAGTTTTATGTTTTTTATAATGGTGAGGAACCATATCCTTCCGATAAAACTCTGAAACTATCGGAGTCCTTTATAGAAAGAGGAACGGAAACTAATCTTGAGTTGACCGTTAAAGTAATAAACATAAACCGGCAAAACCGTCATCCGGTATTGGAAAATTGCCGGACAATGCAGGAATACAGTATATTTGTGGAAACGGTGCGCAAGTGGAAAGAGATAGATAGTCAAAACGGTTTTGAAAAAGCCGTTGAAGAATGTATAGAAAATAATATTTTGCGTGAATATCTAAAACGCAAGACGAAGGAGGTATTGAATATGTTACTGGCAGAATATGATTATGAAACAGATATTGCAGTACAGCGAGCCGAAGAACATGAAATCGCCTTTGCCGAAGGAATTGAGCAAGGCATACAGCAAGGTTTTTCCGACGGTTCGTACCAAACAAAACTTGAAACAGCAAAACTTATGCGTATGCATAATTACCCCATTGCCGAAATTTGTACAATGACAGGTCTCAGTAAAGAAGAAGTGGAAGCGATTAACTAA